A region from the Pempheris klunzingeri isolate RE-2024b chromosome 17, fPemKlu1.hap1, whole genome shotgun sequence genome encodes:
- the pex12 gene encoding peroxisome assembly protein 12 has product MAEAGAHLTSTAVNEQPSVFEVLAQESLMEAVRPALRHAVKVLAESNPSRFGLLWRCFDELYLLLDLLLQNHFLSHCSASFSENFYGLKRVSGGRGLPVHLGLHRKSHWRSLLLLCLVPYLRAKLEATLAWQRDEEDFSIRLAQSRSRRLYRAAVAAYPYVSSAWQAWVFCQQLLFVFGVAKTHNPLLLLARVRLARLNAQDIRDMELKTNKTGIPAAASLTQKAWWLMSQAARGVALSLSTSLSLGVFFLQFLEWWYSSENQSTVKTLTSLPAPPPPLHLQQEQSCRDSPSITANHSEEPLPGSDSRNCPLCRGLRTNATVLSTSGFVFCYRCIYMYVKANRRCPLTGYPSELQHLIKIYSPES; this is encoded by the exons ATGGCAGAGGCCGGAGCCCATCTGACCTCCACCGCTGTGAACGAGCAGCCGTCAGTGTTTGAGGTCCTGGCGCAGGAGTCTCTGATGGAGGCGGTGAGACCGGCGCTGAGGCATGCTGTCAAG GTTCTGGCAGAGTCCAACCCGTCCCGTTTTGGTCTCCTGTGGCGTTGCTTTGATGAGCTGTACCTGCTGCTGGACCTTCTCCTCCAGAACCACTTCCTGTCCCACTGTAGCGCCTCCTTTTCAGAGAATTTCTACGGCCTGAAGAGAGTTTCCGGAGGGCGGGGACTTCCTGTCCACCTCGGGCTGCACAGGAAGTCACACTGgcgctctcttcttcttctgtgcctGGTTCCGTACCTGCGGGCCAAGCTAGAGGCAACACTGGCGTGgcagagggatgaagaggacTTCTCCATCCGCCTGGCGCAGAGCAGGAGCCGGAGGCTGTACCGGGCGGCCGTGGCAGCATACCCTTATGTCAGCTCAGCCTGGCAGGCCTGGGTGTTCTGCCAGCAGCTGCTCTTTGTCTTTGGAGTCGCCAAGACCCATAATCCTCTGCTGTTGCTGGCCAGGGTCAGACTGGCGCGACTAAATGCTCAAGATATCAGAGATATGGAATTAAAGACCAACAAAACTGGCATCCCAGCTGCTGCGAG CCTGACACAGAAAGCGTGGTGGTTGATGTCGCAGGCAGCGAGGGGCGTGGCCTtgtccctctccacctccctgtCTTTGGGCGTCTTCTTCCTGCAGTTCCTGGAGTGGTGGTACTCCTCGGAGAACCAGAGCACCGTGAAAACCCTCACCTCCCTGCCTGCTCCTCCGCCCcccctccacctgcagcaggagcagagctgcCGGGACTCTCCATCCatcacagccaatcacagcgaAGAGCCCCTGCCTGGCTCTGACAGCAGGAACTGCCCGTTGTGCCGGGGGCTTCGTACAAACGCCACGGTGCTGTCCACCTCGGGCTTTGTGTTCTGTTACCGCTGCATCTACATGTATGTGAAAGCCAACCGCCGCTGCCCGCTAACTGGCTATCCCTCCGAACTGCAACACCTCATCAAGATCTACTCCCCGGAGAGCTAG
- the LOC139216309 gene encoding phospholipase A2 inhibitor encodes MCLFSLALLFFLYAFYSPPSFFLSVECSRLCPHQCVCYEHADLVDCRGRGFEHVPRGLPHGTWLLELGGNNLSEIGTRAFTGLWSLRVLVLTNSQIQEIQPQAFFSLSFLEKLDLSWNQLTSLPVDFSTSLSALRELRLEHNSLHHLSGYSLEYLDNMEKLDVSYNQLVLVSPGVFRGLSRLRQLYLHNNKLTVVQQGSLDMLPGLEVLQLSNNNISQIDGNALAPLYSLAVLALEGNNLHHLKFKTFISLHTTATHIQLSGNPWSCDCDLHRVFSKILHVRHLHIDDYRNVTCQDPPQLTGASLAWVDSQLCIAETATVLVITITVLVTVVAALVMAERTRKRNHGKNWDTESQTQTQSS; translated from the exons ATGTGTCTCTTTTCCCTGgcccttctcttcttcctttaTGCCTTTTATTCCCCCCCATCCTTTTTTCTGTCCGTCGAGTGCTCACGGTTGTGTccacaccagtgtgtttgtTACGAGCACGCTGACTTGGTTGACTGCCGTGGCCGTGGGTTCGAGCATGTTCCCAGGGGCCTCCCTCATGGCACATGGCTGCTGGAGCTGGGGGGAAACAATCTGAGTGAGATTGGCACCCGAGCCTTCACAGGACTGTGGTCCCTGCGGGTGCTGGTGCTGACCAACAGCCAGATACAAGAAATACAACCACAG gcatttttctctttgtccttcCTGGAGAAGCTCGACCTCAGTTGGAACCAGTTAACATCTCTGCCTGTCGACTTCTCGACCAGTCTGTCTGCTCTCAGAGAGCTGCGACTGGAGCACAACAGCTTGCATCATTTATCTGGATACAG CTTGGAGTATCTAGACAACATGGAGAAACTGGACGTCAGTTATAATCAGTTGGTGTTGGTCAGCCCCGGTGTGTTCAGGGGCCTCTCCAGGCTCAGACAGCTCTACCtacacaacaacaaactgacTGTGGTTCAGCAGGGGAGCCTGGATATGCTGCCTGGACTGGAG GTGCTCCAGCtgagcaacaacaacatctcTCAGATAGACGGCAACGCTCTGGCTCCCCTTTACAGCCTGGCAGTCCTCGCTCTGGAGGGAAACAACCTGCATCACCTCAAGTTTAAGACCTTCATCAGCCTTCATACGACAGCGACTCACATCCAGTTGTCAG GTAACCCATGGAGCTGTGACTGCGATCTGCATCGTGTCTTCAGTAAGATCTTGCACGTCCGCCACCTCCACATCGACGACTACCGCAATGTGACATGTCAGGACCCGCCGCAGCTCACTGGGGCCTCGTTGGCCTGGGTGGACAGCCAGCTGTGCATCGCAGAGACCGCCACCGTActcgtcatcaccatcaccgtGCTGGTCACTGTGGTGGCGGCCTTGGTGATGGCCGAGAGGACCAGGAAGAGGAACCATGGGAAGAACTGGGACACTGAGTCGCAGACGCAAACTCAGAGTTCGTGA